The genomic segment ACGAAACGCGGcccatatatacacatatatatatatgttttaagcacgagaattattaacaataatccgactaaatatgaattaattgtcGGCTTCTTATCAACTCCAACTTGACATGATATAAGCTGTTCAAGATTGTCATAGTCATGGACTATAAAGACTGATCAAAACCAAAGTAACTTCATTGGTCAATTGTTATAccataaactattttttcctAGTTTGGCCTCTAGATTTCTAGATATCTATTTCTAGATTAAGGCTCCTTTACAATatcataaacaaaatttttcaaacatactGATTCGCTCTCGAatagagaattataaatttttctaaaaaattcccTAAAAGCTTTGAGAAACTCTATCGAACGATCAGTTGGCTTGCTTGACATATTTGGCgccaaaaaattgcaataaaaaagatttaacattttatatacatatagatatagtCTTTtcacacatacaaatattattattcttttattgatttatttttctttttactaatatcatctaaaatacttaaaattaaataaacattatttgtcTCCTCATTTatgggaaaaattttaaatatatcaattgttaattatgcaaaataaacatcgtgaaatttaaatatgaatcaaaaataatgacataaattactttcttctttttaagaatTCTATTGCTATAGAATTAtacttacaataaaataaaaatattctcataatttgaaaaaataaaagaagaaaggcTACAAGAatgtataaagattataattataagaatataattaaaaagtatggAGACTTACAGAGAGTTGATTTACAATTGATAACAGATCAACATTAACATTTGCTCGACATCagcatttgatttatatacaatatttgtcGCCATCGTGTATGTCTTTCCGTTTAATTACGTATTTTCGGATcgcatctataaaaatatatagatttataaatcatgaatgttgatttaaaaaatatactaaactGTTCGTCTCTACGGGAGGGGGGGAAGGAGGTTActagtttataatattacgcaATGGTgctatttaacatttttgttttttcgcAATGTTTGACCTCTAAATTAAAGCTATCAAGCCACTATCATTCAATAGTTTGATTTTCATTAAACTTgatcaaatttaatctaaCTCGTGGATTTCTATCGCATATTTACAATAGTCAAAATGTCAATTGTCTATCCTCTCACCCTTCTCTCTTGTACGAGAATCATCCGGAAGCATCAGACTTTAGACGAAGGCAGACAcgacgtaatatatatacacgtcaTTGGCgtcatcttttctctctctctctctctctctctctctctctctctttctctttctctctctttctttctctttctctttctctttctctttctcgttccCTCGCTCTCGCTTCGTGCATTGCATTGTACGTACGCGTGCGTCCGTAGTACGTTAAACAGTGCGTAGTTGGAAgcgttatttgtttttttgttcTGACATAGTGCGACTTGCAAACTTATGTTGTGTCGATCTATATTGTGATTTCTTGGAAACGTCGTCCGCTACCCAGGGGCGTTACGCATCCATGTAAGATAAACTCCATGCGTATATTGTTcagttttcttttcctttctctttttttgtcgtaatatttttcgtgAGATCGTCGCTCAGCAATTGTTAATTCATCGTCGAACTCTTGGATAATACTATATGCGCTAATTGTCGATAACAATGtcgtttattaattgtttacttACTCAATGAAGTAAGTTTGCATTGCCAATAAAACATGTCAAAAACAGATCGCCCGTAAACGTAAATAAAAGATCTTTGGATTGCGATTGTTATTATGTAAAGATGATGTGCGACGCcgtttatattcaatatcttcTGTTGTTTTACCAGCcagtaattttttcttaaaaaaaaaaagaaaaaaaacattttttataacacataCACAAAGTATTGctctaaaatagtttttagatttattatcataatatggATTTAGATATGTTAATAGAgatatagtaaatttttttttaataattgcaaaatttactcTTGTTTACAGGTTGTAACTGGATTATGCACCAGCTTTCGCTGAACATTCTCACTGTTTTTCAGTTTGTAAATGCTACAATATGCCACCTAAACAGAGAAAAATAGCTATTATGGGCTATAGATCCGTAGGTAAAaactgaataatatatattacacatttttatggATATGTATCAATTGTGATTTCTACAATGAAACATAAGCACTAGcagttgttttattatatagtgttTTACACTTATCAGACTCTTATGTTAATGATAACTAGATTGCACAATATTATGATgccatattaatttttaacaggTAAATCATCGCTTAGTATACAGTTTGTCGAGGGACAATTTGTGGATTCATATGATCCTACAATAGAAAATAGTAAGAAatacttttgtatttattttagttcaatttgtaatttataaaaatataaattttttttttttaatgattgaatattgtactaatattttcttatatattctagCATTTACAAAAAGTACACGAGTAAATAGTCAAGATTATGAACTTAAATTAGTAGACACAGCTGGTCAAGATGAATATAGCATATTTCCTACTCAGTATTCCATGGACATCCATGGTTATGTCCTGGTATACAGCATAACTAGTGCGAAGAGTTTtgaaattgtacaaattatttatgacaaaCTACTTGACATTACTGGAAAGCTTCAGTAAGATATCTTGTTTCCTAAATACTCATATATTTGCTCTCATTCagactaattataaattgtaacatCATTTGCAGCGTTCCAATTGTATTAGTGGGCAACAAAACAGATTTGTACGTTGATCGTATGATCACAACAGACCAAGGAAAGCGCTTAGCAAATTCCTGGAATGCAGCATTTCTAGAAACCAGTGCAAAACAAAATGAGGTATCTAtagattttccattttttaaagtaaactgtggatttcttattaaatgcGATTTACATAGTCTGTTGCAGATATTTTTCACACATTGCTGATGGAGATTGAAAAAGCTAATGGAAATGTACAAGAAAAATCGAATTGCATTATTTGTTGAATTGCCTGAAATAATGGCATTAACAGAAATGTAAATGTGTAAAACTGGGTAAAAACATTGGCATTATATCTCTGACACCTTCACAATCCCACTGACGCAAATacaaaaatctcaaaaatataaaagcaaatgcaaatgtaacaatagataatattatttatacatataaccataaaatattttatggttattatgtttatagaaTAACTAATAGGTTTTCATGTTCCGGttctgattatataattaaagtgacattttatattattattttaatttatgtttaattatatttaatataaatcttaagtaaatttaatatgtattagattagatatatatatatatataacaatcaattaagttaattttaggtaaatctatataaattttttttcatacacatttagattacaatatttacattaaattacagtttacaaaaaaaaccACATtcgatcaaaaaataattaaaagagcataatttttacatacacttatatacgtatgtataaacGTGCTtccgtttattattataattactattataagttataatttataaataatatgcaaaataaaactatatatatattgatttcatatgtattttgctttacatgttaaaaattaaaatttgctaatAGTGTTTTCTAAGTGATCAAAATTATCGACAAGAAATACAAACTGTCTACTCAAAATGTCGCAAGATGGCATTACGTAATTTGTCAAGCGCAATTGCTCTTCACATGATTCCATATTCTCTGCATCGTGAATTTTCCGagtacttttttttagaatcggTTTATCGTATTGTCGTAAATTTCACTTGGCTCGTGTGTAACGTTTCGCGAATTTCATAATTGTATCAAACGCAGATTAATCCCGTCAAAatgtttaatcaaatattgcgACCTATTGTACGCAACATGGCCAGAAATGGTAAGATTTCtgcattttagatatatactGTTTCGTATGTCTCATACggtttaatcaattatatatcaacCTTACATAATATCTGCTATTTCATGTGAACAGTCGCTAAATGTTAGTCTGTAACAaatgttgcaataaaaaacaaagaatttaattatccaCAAAATTGATCTTTAATTGTAGATTTATCTATCAATTTACtgtcaattatttcttaaaatttttgagcaGCTAACTTTTTCATTGTAAGAGAATTGATAATGACATAAAATTGcaactaatataattacttaacaAACTATTCATtggcttaattaattttatttttttaagattgatTCTCAAAGTTATATCATTTGCATacttaatgtattaatattttgtaaaaatgattccaaatttatcaaaaatgcttttaaaattacaattaaatttttgattattttatatttatacaagcttaatgatattatcaaagatagaaatagatatatttatataaaaaaatgtatacaaatttttaaaaatttatacaaatttatatattttttaaacatgtaaTCTTTTTATGTGAAGGTACTCGTTCTGCCAGCTCAAAAGCAGTGGATTTTAAATTACCATCATTTGATGAAATACCTACACCACAGGGATGCTGGAAAGAGCATTATGATGCAAAACAGAAAGTTTTTAATGCTCAATTAATTGGTGGTGTTTCTGTACTAGTTGCTACCCTAGCTtttgtatgtattaattttttcaaataatatgttGAATTATAAACTCtcgtaatataatttcatatttctcaattgtatatatatattataatagaattttgttatattctcaattttatctttaatagattataaatttaaagagtcTATGcaccatatatataatttttgtattttatttttaggtaAAATTTTCGggcattatattctttaattttggaCCACCTGAGGAACCTGCTGAATAGAAATAAAcattcacataaaatattagctaattaaaatagatataaaagcaATTTGGCTACATGCAATTGTTGAGAATATTATGTACTTTATTGTGTGAGTAACATGCAATAACTCtcctcaataaatatttataatgggTATATAATCAGtatgcaagatatatatttatcttatggATATCTACTCTGGCTTAACAAAACGTATTTGCTTTATCCATAAATTGCATAACTAAGATAATTTTAGGTAAAAAAAGCTTATATCTCTAAAgtgtacatttaaatatatttaataataatatattgcaactaataaattaatttttctattaactaAAGAGCAGAactcttaatattaaatattatcttaatattaaattatattttgttattcaattaataaacattttaacatgtacatgtatatgttttgcttatatatgtaattttttttatatttgcttttgttataataattatattaatagctaagttaaattaaatagcatttttattttaatatcttctattaatttaatgagaaCGCGCTATTTCTGAGaagaattctaaaatatcttgaaTGGTAAACTCTAATGTTACATTACTATCTGGATAACAACGTTGTATAAGTTCTTCAATATTCCTGTATTGTG from the Cataglyphis hispanica isolate Lineage 1 chromosome 20, ULB_Chis1_1.0, whole genome shotgun sequence genome contains:
- the LOC126856970 gene encoding GTP-binding protein Rheb homolog; translated protein: MPPKQRKIAIMGYRSVGKSSLSIQFVEGQFVDSYDPTIENTFTKSTRVNSQDYELKLVDTAGQDEYSIFPTQYSMDIHGYVLVYSITSAKSFEIVQIIYDKLLDITGKLHVPIVLVGNKTDLYVDRMITTDQGKRLANSWNAAFLETSAKQNESVADIFHTLLMEIEKANGNVQEKSNCIIC
- the LOC126856990 gene encoding uncharacterized protein LOC126856990; translated protein: MFNQILRPIVRNMARNGTRSASSKAVDFKLPSFDEIPTPQGCWKEHYDAKQKVFNAQLIGGVSVLVATLAFVKFSGIIFFNFGPPEEPAE